Proteins from a genomic interval of Pirellulales bacterium:
- a CDS encoding ABC transporter ATP-binding protein: protein MPKIRSAGTPGLSLRYDDCFRTPPGAETPMNLAIETQQLTRYFNETCAVNGIDLSVERGTFYGFLGPNGAGKSTTIKMLTGLLAPTSGRMSVLGRNLLDPRESLEAKRHLGVIPEDLALFDNLTAREYLTFVGRIHLMPRETIRSRIDELLALLALEDNDKKLTLEFSHGMKKKLAMAAALLPNPDLLFLDEPFEGVDAVTSRVIRDLLAGFVARGSTVFLTSHVLEIVERLCTHVGIIVRGQLVEQGSLDSIRRGGSLEDRFLQHAGADIEATHKLNWLEGTTS from the coding sequence ATGCCGAAGATTCGCTCCGCAGGTACCCCGGGTCTCTCCCTACGCTATGATGACTGCTTCCGCACGCCGCCCGGAGCAGAGACACCGATGAACCTGGCGATCGAAACACAGCAACTGACGCGCTATTTCAACGAAACGTGCGCGGTCAACGGCATCGATCTGTCCGTCGAACGGGGAACGTTCTACGGCTTTCTGGGACCCAATGGCGCCGGCAAGTCGACCACGATCAAGATGCTGACGGGCCTGCTGGCCCCGACCAGCGGTCGCATGAGCGTCCTGGGGCGGAACCTGCTCGATCCGCGCGAATCGCTCGAGGCTAAACGCCATCTCGGGGTGATCCCCGAGGATCTGGCCCTGTTCGACAACCTGACGGCGCGCGAGTACCTCACGTTCGTTGGCCGCATTCATCTCATGCCGCGCGAGACGATCCGCAGCCGCATCGACGAGTTACTCGCGCTGCTCGCCCTCGAAGACAACGACAAGAAGCTCACGCTCGAGTTTTCGCACGGGATGAAGAAGAAGCTGGCCATGGCCGCGGCCCTGCTCCCCAATCCCGATCTGCTGTTCCTCGACGAGCCCTTCGAAGGAGTCGACGCGGTCACGTCGCGCGTCATTCGCGACCTGCTGGCCGGGTTCGTCGCCCGCGGCTCGACCGTCTTTCTCACGTCGCACGTGCTCGAGATCGTCGAACGACTTTGCACGCACGTGGGGATCATCGTGCGCGGCCAGCTCGTGGAGCAGGGCTCGCTCGACAGCATTCGCCGCGGGGGCTCGCTGGAAGACCGCTTTCTACAACATGCCGGCGCTGATATCGAGGCGACGCACAAGCTCAACTGGCTCGAGGGGACGACCTCGTGA
- a CDS encoding ABC transporter permease, with amino-acid sequence MNTSQLSALVWLRWRLMANQIRRGGAMTAVPVIAITIVSLLASGLMFAMSLVLGLLLFPRITTPQLLFAWDGLVVTFSFFWMIGLLTELQRTETLTISKFLHLPISVNGAFLINYVSSLLRVSMVIFLPGMIGCWLALIWAQGPAMVLGLPLIVAFLLMVTALTYQFQGWLATLMANPRRRRTIIVVSTLVFVLVFQLPYLLNVFGGARIHERAAESRTLLNDLKQLEREATQQAIGPAELVQRQNELIERHQQAAQQADRAREAAWERAGRIANVVIPLGWLPLGILSIAEANWGIVALAMLGMTLIGSASLWRAYHTTLRIYQGQYTAARMPVARPARASSPASLLLVERHVPWFSEPVSAIALTGFRSLLRAPESKMMLLSPVLLTFIFGSMLYRHGLEIPPPARPFLGVAAMAVVLFGMLQLMANQFGFDRDGFRVFVLCPVPRRDILLGKNLSFLPFAVAMAATMLALVQWVVPLRIDHLLAMIPQFLSMFFFYCPVANVLSIYAPMHIAAGTMKPSNPRLLPIFLQLFLVAFLVPLFQLPTLLPLAVETVLVQFKVIERVPVFLLLAVLECGGVLLVYRLFLTWQGELLERREQAILQTVTSRPT; translated from the coding sequence GTGAACACGAGCCAACTGAGTGCCCTCGTCTGGCTGCGTTGGCGGCTGATGGCGAACCAGATTCGCCGCGGCGGCGCTATGACGGCCGTGCCGGTAATCGCTATCACGATCGTCTCGCTGCTGGCCAGTGGGTTGATGTTCGCGATGAGCCTCGTCTTGGGGCTGCTCTTGTTTCCCAGAATCACGACGCCCCAGTTGCTGTTCGCCTGGGATGGCCTGGTCGTGACCTTTTCGTTCTTCTGGATGATCGGCCTGCTGACCGAACTACAACGCACCGAGACGCTGACGATCTCGAAGTTCCTGCACCTGCCGATCTCGGTGAATGGCGCCTTTCTGATCAACTACGTCAGCTCGTTGCTGCGCGTCAGCATGGTGATCTTTCTGCCGGGCATGATCGGCTGCTGGCTGGCGTTGATCTGGGCCCAAGGGCCCGCGATGGTGCTCGGGCTGCCGTTGATCGTGGCTTTCCTGCTGATGGTCACGGCGCTGACCTATCAGTTTCAGGGCTGGCTGGCGACGTTGATGGCCAATCCGCGCCGCCGGCGCACGATCATCGTGGTGAGCACGCTGGTGTTCGTCTTGGTGTTTCAACTTCCCTACCTGCTGAACGTCTTTGGTGGCGCGCGGATCCACGAGCGCGCCGCCGAGTCGAGGACGCTCTTGAACGATCTCAAGCAATTGGAGCGTGAAGCGACTCAGCAGGCTATCGGCCCCGCGGAGTTGGTGCAGCGGCAAAACGAGTTGATCGAACGTCATCAACAGGCCGCGCAGCAGGCCGACCGCGCGCGAGAGGCCGCCTGGGAGCGCGCCGGTCGAATCGCCAATGTCGTGATCCCGCTCGGTTGGCTGCCCCTGGGGATCCTGTCGATTGCCGAAGCGAACTGGGGGATCGTGGCCTTGGCCATGCTCGGCATGACGCTGATCGGCAGCGCGAGCTTGTGGCGGGCGTACCACACGACACTCCGCATCTACCAGGGTCAGTACACCGCGGCGCGGATGCCCGTCGCCAGGCCGGCCCGAGCGAGCAGCCCCGCAAGCTTGCTGCTGGTCGAACGGCACGTGCCGTGGTTCTCGGAGCCGGTCTCGGCGATCGCGTTGACGGGGTTCCGTTCGCTGCTGCGCGCGCCCGAGTCGAAAATGATGCTGCTTTCTCCCGTGCTCCTGACGTTCATCTTCGGCTCGATGCTGTATCGCCACGGTCTCGAGATCCCACCGCCGGCACGTCCCTTTCTTGGCGTCGCGGCCATGGCGGTGGTCCTCTTCGGCATGTTGCAGTTGATGGCCAATCAGTTCGGTTTCGATCGGGACGGTTTTCGCGTCTTCGTGCTGTGTCCGGTGCCGCGTCGCGACATTCTGCTGGGCAAGAACCTGTCGTTCCTTCCGTTCGCGGTGGCGATGGCGGCCACAATGCTGGCCCTCGTGCAATGGGTCGTGCCGCTCCGGATCGACCATCTGCTCGCCATGATCCCCCAGTTTCTGTCGATGTTCTTCTTCTATTGTCCGGTGGCGAACGTGCTCTCGATCTACGCCCCGATGCACATCGCGGCCGGGACGATGAAGCCCTCGAATCCGCGACTTCTGCCGATCTTCCTGCAATTGTTCCTCGTGGCATTCCTGGTTCCGCTGTTTCAACTGCCGACGCTCTTGCCGCTGGCGGTCGAGACGGTCCTGGTGCAGTTCAAGGTGATCGAGCGCGTGCCGGTCTTTCTGCTGCTGGCAGTCCTCGAGTGCGGGGGAGTGCTGCTGGTCTATCGTCTTTTTCTGACCTGGCAGGGAGAATTGCTCGAGCGCCGCGAACAGGCGATTCTACAGACCGTGACCAGCCGGCCGACGTGA
- a CDS encoding alpha/beta hydrolase, whose translation MSFQNPHARLRLTWGMLVATLALAAPAVAFAQRNPPPTREDVAYGPHERNVLDLWQAKSEAPTPLLIFIHGGGFVQGDKSGVRRNPVIRECLAQGISFASINYRFREHAPIQDILRDAARAVQYLRHHARELHLDPERIASYGSSAGAGTSLWLAFHDDLADPQSEDPVLRESSRLTAAGCLDGQVSYDLRDWAKYVGASPFERTRAERLQFYGFANEEEASTPEGESTMRDCSMIDLISADDPPVAAACAVPNVESTARSDYVHHPQHAISIGERCKKHGVECQLFLLDDETSQHLTNETRERARREQAVAVVKFLLAKLNASQDSAPASRSRD comes from the coding sequence ATGTCTTTTCAAAACCCGCACGCGCGGCTTCGGCTGACTTGGGGCATGCTCGTGGCGACGCTCGCGCTCGCCGCGCCGGCCGTGGCCTTCGCCCAGCGCAATCCTCCACCGACGCGCGAGGACGTGGCCTATGGCCCCCACGAACGGAACGTGCTCGACCTGTGGCAGGCGAAGTCGGAGGCGCCGACTCCGCTCTTGATCTTCATCCACGGGGGCGGGTTCGTGCAGGGAGACAAGAGTGGAGTCCGCCGCAACCCGGTGATTCGCGAGTGTCTGGCCCAGGGCATTTCGTTCGCCTCGATCAACTACCGCTTCCGCGAACACGCGCCGATCCAGGACATCTTGCGCGACGCCGCCCGGGCCGTGCAGTATCTACGCCATCATGCGCGGGAGTTGCATCTCGATCCCGAGCGCATCGCGTCGTACGGCAGTTCGGCCGGCGCGGGGACGAGCCTGTGGCTGGCGTTCCACGACGATCTCGCCGATCCGCAGTCCGAGGATCCCGTGCTGCGCGAATCGTCTCGTTTGACGGCGGCAGGCTGCCTGGACGGACAGGTGTCGTACGACCTGCGCGATTGGGCCAAGTACGTGGGTGCCTCGCCTTTTGAACGCACCAGGGCAGAGCGTTTGCAGTTCTACGGTTTTGCGAACGAAGAGGAAGCGAGCACGCCCGAGGGGGAATCCACCATGCGCGATTGCAGCATGATCGACCTGATTTCTGCCGACGATCCGCCGGTGGCGGCGGCCTGCGCGGTGCCGAATGTCGAGTCGACCGCACGCTCCGACTACGTACACCATCCCCAACATGCGATCTCGATCGGCGAGCGCTGCAAGAAGCACGGCGTCGAGTGCCAACTGTTTCTGCTCGATGACGAAACGAGCCAGCATCTTACCAACGAGACGCGCGAGCGTGCCCGTCGCGAGCAGGCCGTGGCGGTGGTCAAGTTTTTGCTCGCTAAGCTCAACGCATCCCAAGACTCGGCGCCGGCCAGCCGATCGCGAGACTGA
- a CDS encoding MFS transporter, translating into MTRYEPAPPVDAPGETGNARHEVTRLGDLSAAQWKSGLAAWLGWLFDGLDMHLYVLVAPQFVAELLGAASEKTPEVGFYSSWIQAAFMIGWALGGGFFGRISDRMGRSRALVLTILTYACFTGLSYFAQTWWQLLIFRFLAALGIGGEWAVGASLLSETWPRGWRPWMAAVLQTAVNLGIMLASLANFLLVDHPPRNIFLVGVLPALVVLWIRRHVPEPDEWHEAKQQSAAAEPGFWELFQGPVRRTTILSTLVCALGLSAHWAFMFWYVAYLRNLPEAADWSDAQKGSLVSQMLWLLMISSILGNFAAAAVARWLNYRRTIALFCLAYFLAMAVTFWGPLDPRQLWWHFAVIGASSGVFALFTMYLPPLFPTLLRTTGAGFCYNIGRIAAGLGTVFFGLFSQVGDHRLALFAAGFLFLPAAGFAWLLPEHTYEETHGGLPAP; encoded by the coding sequence ATGACGAGGTACGAACCGGCCCCGCCCGTCGATGCGCCGGGAGAAACAGGAAACGCCCGCCACGAAGTTACCCGACTGGGCGACCTTTCGGCCGCGCAGTGGAAGAGTGGCCTGGCCGCTTGGCTCGGTTGGCTCTTCGACGGGCTGGACATGCACCTCTACGTGCTCGTCGCGCCGCAGTTCGTCGCCGAGCTGCTCGGGGCCGCCAGCGAGAAAACGCCCGAGGTCGGCTTTTACAGCTCCTGGATCCAGGCCGCTTTCATGATCGGCTGGGCGCTCGGCGGAGGCTTCTTCGGGCGCATCTCCGATCGCATGGGACGCAGCCGGGCCCTGGTGCTGACGATTCTCACCTACGCCTGCTTCACGGGCTTGTCTTACTTCGCGCAGACCTGGTGGCAGTTGCTCATCTTCCGCTTTCTGGCCGCGTTGGGCATCGGCGGCGAGTGGGCCGTCGGCGCCTCGTTGCTCTCGGAGACATGGCCGCGTGGCTGGCGCCCCTGGATGGCGGCCGTGCTGCAAACCGCGGTGAACCTGGGCATCATGCTCGCCAGCCTGGCGAATTTTCTGCTGGTGGACCATCCGCCGCGCAACATTTTTCTCGTCGGCGTGTTGCCCGCGTTGGTCGTGCTCTGGATCCGCCGTCACGTTCCGGAACCGGACGAATGGCACGAGGCCAAGCAACAGTCGGCGGCCGCCGAGCCTGGCTTCTGGGAATTGTTCCAAGGGCCCGTGCGCCGCACGACCATCTTGTCGACGCTCGTCTGCGCGCTGGGACTCTCGGCCCATTGGGCCTTCATGTTCTGGTACGTGGCCTATCTGCGCAATCTGCCCGAGGCCGCCGATTGGAGCGACGCCCAGAAAGGCTCGCTCGTGAGCCAGATGCTGTGGCTGTTGATGATCTCGTCGATTCTCGGCAATTTCGCGGCCGCTGCGGTGGCGCGCTGGTTGAACTATCGCCGCACGATTGCCTTGTTCTGCCTGGCCTATTTCTTGGCGATGGCGGTCACCTTCTGGGGGCCGCTCGATCCGCGCCAGTTGTGGTGGCACTTTGCCGTGATCGGCGCCAGCTCGGGCGTCTTCGCCCTTTTCACGATGTACCTGCCTCCCCTCTTTCCGACGCTGTTGCGCACGACGGGAGCCGGCTTCTGCTACAACATCGGACGCATTGCCGCGGGGTTGGGCACCGTCTTCTTCGGTCTCTTTTCTCAAGTGGGAGACCATCGCCTCGCGTTGTTCGCGGCCGGGTTCCTGTTCCTGCCGGCGGCCGGTTTCGCGTGGCTGTTGCCCGAGCACACCTACGAAGAAACGCACGGCGGCCTGCCTGCCCCATGA
- a CDS encoding amidohydrolase family protein: MNLQLGRLAALLSLLCCAAANVSAADAPLVFTGAKIITLAGDDIEVGRLVVAGGKIVAVGPKDQIEVPTGAKEIDVTGRTIMPGLVDTHSHVGGMGGADSSGPIQPGVRILDAINPRDAGFKRAVAGGLTTLNIMPGSGHLISGQTLYAKMRVAGSGPNKIDDLFILDVEGKPLGGLKMANGTNSQRNAPFPGTRGKSAFLVREQFIKAREYQAAVARAGGDAAKLPARDLNLEALNEAMAGKRVVHHHTHRHDDIMTVLRLKQEFGFKVVLHHVSDGWKVADEIAAAQVPCSVIVIDSPGGKLEARDMSFATGAILDKAGVRVAYHTDDYINDSRIFLRSAALGVRAGLPRQKALESVTLAGAEMLELADRIGSLAPGKDADFAIFDGDPLSVYSKVQQTWVEGVKVFDREDPQDRLIAEGGFGAGYERRPYLCCAEGEAE; this comes from the coding sequence ATGAACCTGCAACTCGGCCGTCTTGCGGCACTGCTTTCCTTACTCTGTTGCGCTGCGGCCAATGTCTCGGCCGCCGATGCGCCACTCGTCTTTACCGGCGCGAAGATCATCACGCTGGCGGGCGATGACATCGAGGTCGGACGTCTGGTGGTCGCAGGGGGCAAGATCGTGGCCGTGGGCCCCAAGGATCAGATCGAGGTTCCCACGGGCGCAAAGGAGATCGACGTCACGGGACGCACGATCATGCCGGGGCTGGTCGATACCCACAGTCACGTGGGGGGCATGGGAGGGGCCGACTCGAGCGGACCGATCCAGCCGGGCGTTCGCATCCTTGATGCCATCAATCCGCGCGATGCCGGTTTCAAACGTGCGGTCGCCGGCGGATTGACGACGCTCAATATCATGCCTGGCTCGGGACATCTGATTAGCGGACAGACGCTGTACGCCAAGATGCGCGTGGCGGGCTCGGGTCCGAACAAGATCGACGACCTATTCATTCTTGACGTCGAAGGCAAGCCGCTGGGCGGCCTGAAGATGGCCAACGGCACGAACAGTCAGCGCAACGCGCCCTTCCCAGGCACACGTGGCAAGAGTGCCTTTCTCGTGCGCGAGCAATTTATCAAGGCCCGCGAGTATCAGGCCGCGGTGGCGCGTGCCGGCGGCGACGCCGCAAAGCTACCCGCGCGCGACTTGAACCTCGAAGCCCTCAACGAGGCGATGGCGGGCAAGCGCGTGGTCCACCATCATACGCACCGGCACGACGACATCATGACCGTGTTGCGGCTGAAGCAGGAGTTCGGCTTCAAGGTCGTGCTGCACCACGTGAGCGACGGCTGGAAAGTGGCGGACGAGATTGCGGCCGCCCAGGTGCCGTGCTCGGTCATCGTGATCGATTCGCCCGGGGGCAAGCTCGAAGCCCGCGATATGTCGTTCGCCACGGGGGCGATCCTCGACAAGGCAGGGGTGCGCGTAGCCTACCACACCGACGATTACATTAACGACTCGCGGATCTTTCTGCGTTCCGCGGCGCTGGGGGTGAGGGCTGGGCTGCCGCGACAGAAAGCACTTGAATCGGTCACGCTGGCCGGCGCCGAGATGCTCGAACTGGCCGATCGAATCGGCTCGCTCGCGCCAGGCAAGGACGCCGACTTCGCCATCTTCGACGGCGACCCGTTGAGCGTGTACAGCAAGGTGCAGCAAACGTGGGTCGAGGGGGTGAAGGTCTTCGACCGCGAGGATCCTCAGGATCGACTTATCGCCGAAGGGGGCTTCGGCGCGGGTTACGAACGACGTCCCTATCTCTGCTGTGCCGAGGGAGAAGCCGAATGA
- a CDS encoding amidohydrolase family protein: MNQSRAYGLAVLIAVWGLAMALPAHAQVAVRGKIVYTMSGPPIEDGIVMVEKGKISALGRADQIRVPEGYRTLEAAVVTPGLIDAHATVGLTGILNIPHDQDQLESTTPIQPELRAIDAYNPREDLIEWIRSFGITTVHTGHGPGELMSGQTMVVKTAGNNVEETLLVDTTAIASTLSTEAKKNSGSPGTRGKMMAMLRAELIKAQEYQAKQERAAAAKDENAAPPTRDLRLETLTRVLKRELPLLVTAHRAQDISNALRLAREFDIKLWLDGGAESYLLIDDLKGAGVPVILHPAMARAYDDQANQSFTTAAKLVEAGVPVALQSGYEAYVPKVRVVLFEAAIFAAHGLPKEKALAAITIDAARLLGVQDRVGSLEVGKDGDIALYDGDPFEYSTHCTGVIINGKIVSEIAR; this comes from the coding sequence ATGAACCAGTCACGAGCCTACGGATTGGCGGTATTGATCGCCGTGTGGGGCTTGGCGATGGCCTTGCCGGCCCATGCCCAAGTGGCCGTCCGCGGTAAGATCGTCTACACGATGTCGGGACCGCCGATCGAGGATGGCATCGTCATGGTCGAGAAGGGCAAGATCTCCGCCCTGGGACGTGCCGATCAGATTCGCGTGCCGGAGGGGTACCGCACGCTCGAGGCCGCCGTCGTGACGCCGGGTCTGATCGATGCGCATGCCACGGTGGGACTGACGGGGATCCTCAATATTCCGCACGATCAAGATCAACTCGAAAGCACCACGCCGATTCAACCCGAGTTGCGGGCGATCGATGCCTACAACCCGCGCGAGGATTTGATCGAATGGATTCGCTCGTTCGGCATCACCACGGTCCACACGGGTCATGGGCCGGGGGAGTTGATGTCGGGGCAGACGATGGTGGTCAAAACCGCCGGCAACAACGTGGAAGAAACGTTGCTCGTCGATACGACGGCCATCGCCTCGACGCTCAGCACTGAAGCCAAGAAGAATTCCGGCTCGCCCGGTACGCGTGGCAAGATGATGGCCATGCTGCGTGCCGAGCTTATCAAGGCGCAAGAGTATCAGGCCAAGCAGGAGCGTGCGGCGGCGGCGAAGGACGAGAACGCCGCGCCCCCCACGCGCGATCTGCGTCTCGAAACGCTGACGCGCGTCTTGAAACGAGAACTGCCGCTGTTGGTCACGGCGCACCGCGCGCAGGACATCTCGAATGCGCTGCGGTTGGCCCGTGAGTTCGACATCAAGCTGTGGCTCGACGGCGGCGCGGAGTCGTATCTGTTGATCGACGACCTCAAGGGGGCGGGCGTGCCGGTGATACTTCACCCCGCTATGGCCCGCGCCTACGACGACCAGGCGAACCAGAGTTTTACCACGGCGGCGAAGCTGGTCGAGGCGGGCGTGCCCGTCGCGCTACAAAGCGGCTACGAGGCCTACGTGCCCAAGGTGCGGGTCGTGTTGTTCGAGGCGGCGATCTTCGCCGCGCATGGCCTGCCCAAGGAAAAGGCCCTGGCAGCCATCACGATCGACGCCGCTCGATTATTAGGCGTGCAGGACCGCGTCGGCTCACTCGAAGTGGGCAAGGATGGCGATATCGCCCTCTACGACGGCGACCCGTTCGAGTATTCGACCCACTGCACGGGCGTCATCATCAACGGCAAGATCGTCAGCGAGATAGCGCGTTAG
- a CDS encoding serine/threonine protein phosphatase produces MSSARTFAIGDIHGCAQALAKVLQQIDPQPADTIITLGDYVNRGPDTRGVIEQLLALRERCHLVTLLGNHDEVLLDILDGRAEASRLMRAGGQQTIDSYRPGGSFADIPSEHVAFLRACRMYFETETHLFAHGCYDPIRLLAETAATTLLWQRLVPPYPAPHCSGKRVIVGHTAQRDYQVLDLGHVVCIDTGCCYGGVLTAIDVATNELTQARQEG; encoded by the coding sequence ATGAGTTCTGCACGCACGTTCGCCATCGGCGACATCCACGGATGCGCCCAGGCGCTGGCCAAGGTTTTGCAACAGATCGATCCACAGCCGGCCGATACGATCATCACGCTGGGCGACTACGTGAATCGCGGCCCCGACACGCGCGGCGTGATCGAGCAGTTGCTTGCGCTGCGCGAGCGCTGCCATCTCGTGACGCTGTTGGGCAACCATGACGAGGTGTTGCTCGATATTCTCGACGGTCGCGCCGAGGCCTCGCGATTGATGCGCGCCGGCGGTCAGCAGACGATCGATTCCTATCGCCCGGGGGGCAGCTTTGCCGACATCCCCAGCGAGCATGTTGCATTCTTGCGCGCCTGCCGGATGTACTTCGAAACGGAGACCCACCTGTTTGCGCACGGCTGTTACGATCCGATCCGGCTCCTCGCAGAGACCGCCGCCACGACGCTCCTTTGGCAGCGTCTCGTGCCCCCCTACCCTGCCCCGCACTGTTCGGGCAAGCGCGTCATCGTCGGGCACACGGCGCAGCGCGACTACCAGGTGCTCGATCTGGGGCACGTCGTCTGCATCGACACGGGCTGCTGCTACGGCGGCGTGCTGACCGCGATCGATGTCGCCACGAACGAGTTGACGCAGGCCCGGCAAGAGGGCTAA
- a CDS encoding acetylxylan esterase has translation MSTTAFYLLVLALTVMAAGTSLEADAEDFNYDESKVPAYKLPDSLVMQDGTPVQDAETWTTQRRPELLELFREHVYGRLPGRPEGMHFEVAEEDSQMLGGKATRKKIVIHFSDQPDGPKLTAVSYLPNKRSGPVPMFVGLRLFDRNLEYPAAGRHVTSRDAETKKNVVPTGFEKLPGEKVIETILDQGYGITSLDPADFVPDDKETWDESLIQWFEPEKEKRAPDMGKAIASWAWALSRTLDYFETDKDVDAKRVIVVGHSRMGKTALWAGAQDERFAIVISNNSGCGGAALSRRIFGETVARINTVFPFWFCDNFRRYNGRESDLPVDQHELVALVAPRPVYIASAEEDGWADPQGEFLSAVGADPVYQLLGVEGLGTATLPRVNQPIGGHIGYHLRVGQHALADYDWLRYLDFADRHLSK, from the coding sequence ATGTCTACCACAGCATTCTATCTCCTGGTTCTTGCTTTGACCGTCATGGCTGCCGGCACCTCGCTGGAAGCAGATGCCGAGGACTTTAACTACGACGAAAGCAAGGTGCCGGCCTATAAACTGCCCGATTCTCTGGTGATGCAGGATGGCACGCCGGTCCAGGACGCCGAAACGTGGACGACGCAGCGCCGGCCGGAACTGCTTGAGCTGTTCCGCGAGCACGTCTATGGTCGTCTGCCCGGGCGTCCCGAGGGGATGCACTTCGAAGTGGCCGAGGAAGATTCGCAGATGCTCGGCGGCAAGGCGACGCGGAAGAAGATCGTGATTCACTTCTCCGACCAGCCCGACGGTCCCAAGCTGACGGCGGTTTCCTATCTGCCCAATAAGCGTTCGGGTCCCGTGCCGATGTTCGTCGGCCTGCGGCTCTTCGATCGCAACCTGGAGTACCCAGCGGCGGGCCGCCATGTCACGTCGCGCGATGCAGAGACCAAGAAGAACGTCGTACCCACGGGCTTCGAGAAGCTGCCGGGGGAGAAGGTCATCGAGACGATTCTCGACCAGGGCTACGGCATCACGAGCCTCGATCCGGCCGACTTCGTGCCCGACGACAAGGAGACCTGGGACGAGAGTCTCATCCAATGGTTCGAGCCCGAGAAAGAGAAGCGGGCGCCCGACATGGGGAAGGCGATCGCCTCTTGGGCTTGGGCCCTCAGCCGCACGCTCGACTACTTCGAGACCGACAAGGACGTCGACGCGAAGCGGGTGATCGTCGTTGGCCACTCGCGCATGGGGAAGACCGCGCTGTGGGCCGGCGCGCAGGACGAACGTTTTGCGATCGTCATCTCGAACAACTCCGGCTGCGGCGGCGCGGCACTCAGCCGGCGCATCTTCGGCGAGACGGTGGCGCGGATCAACACGGTCTTTCCCTTCTGGTTCTGCGACAACTTCCGCCGCTACAACGGACGCGAATCGGACCTGCCGGTCGATCAGCACGAACTTGTCGCGCTTGTGGCGCCGCGACCCGTCTACATCGCCAGCGCCGAGGAAGATGGCTGGGCCGATCCGCAGGGGGAGTTTCTCTCGGCCGTGGGGGCCGATCCGGTTTATCAATTGTTGGGAGTGGAAGGGCTCGGCACGGCAACCTTGCCGCGCGTGAATCAGCCGATTGGCGGCCATATTGGTTATCACCTACGCGTGGGACAGCACGCGCTGGCCGACTACGACTGGCTGCGCTATCTCGACTTCGCCGACCGGCATCTGTCGAAGTAG